A stretch of DNA from Deltaproteobacteria bacterium:
TTTTCGAAAAATATAAACCTGGACCTCGGGGTCACAGAAGACCCCTTGAATCGCGCCTCTCCCGATGTGGTCTTTCACCTTGCCTTGCGCGGCAGCTTTTAAAGTAAGTGGTTTGTGTCAGTGTCAGTATCAGTATCAGAAAAAAAGGATACGGTTTACAGACAATACCCGCGATTGATAAGAACTCGCTTTGGGGTGGGTTGAATATACAAAAAAGGCAATTGTGTGTCAAGGCACATTGAGCACGGCGTGGAAGGAGACGTTCATCAAAAACATTCCTGGATTCCAGCTTCCGCGGGAATGATGAATAGGAAAATGCGATAGCCGGGGAAACGTTTGTAGCTTCAGTCCGATTTTTTCACTCCCATCTTCTTCAAAAAATCCCTGAACATGGCGTAGTCAGACGGGATTTTCTTCTCCAGTTCCGCCTGGTCTTTGTAATCATAAGGAAGGTCGAAGCTGGCCAGCACCTTTTGAAAGGAAGGCTCTTCCGTTACCTTCCGGATGACTTCCCCCAGCTTTTTGGAGATGGCCGGCGGCATTCCTTTGGGTCCCACCACGATGAGGCCCGCCGGGGGGACGTCCGGACAGCCGAAATCTTTCGGAATCGGAGTGTCCGGATAGAGGGGATTCCGCTTTTCCGCCGTCACCAGCATGAGGAGTCGGAACACCCCCTGTTTGACAAACGTGATCTGGCTGGAGCCGATAGAAAAATCGCAATGCTTGCCCAGGAGGATATTGCTGGCCTCGGATGCCCCCTTCGTGGGGATGTGTTTAAAGGTAAGCCCCTTGCATTCGATGAACCGCTCCAGGGCCAAGTGCTGCCGGGTGTACATCCCCGTCGAACTGTAGGAAAGGCCCGGGTTGGCCTTCGCGTGGGCGATAAACTCCTGGATGTTCTTAATGGGCGAGTCTTTGTGAACCACGACGACCCCGAGGTAATAGGCATAGTAGGAGAGATAGGTAAAATCTTTCAGGGGGTCGTAAGCCAGCTTCTGGAGGTGAGGGCTGACAGTCAGGGCCCCCTCGCTGAGCACCCCCAGGGAATACCCGTCCGGTTTCTTGCTGGCCACGATACCTGCGCAGACCGTGGTTGACCCGCCGGGCTTGTTGTCCACGACGACCGGAACGCCCAACAGTTTTTCCGCGCCGCTGGCGATCGCCCTCGCGCTGACATCGGTGCTGGCGCCGGGCGCGTAGCCGCAGTAGATTGTGATGGGCTTGTCCGGATAGGTCTGGCTGAAAGCCGATGGGCAGAAAGAAACCCCCAGAGCCAACGAGAGACCGGCCAGACAGAAAATTTTGGGATAAGCTCTTGTCACGGAAAACCCCCTCCAGGATTTGATATTTTTTGATAAGAACTCGCTTTTGGGTATTGTGAGTACACTGGGAAGGCAATTGTGTGTCAAGGGAAATTGCGCACAAGATCTTGTGTTTGTTTGGGGCCGTTTCAGCGGGGATTTGGGGGATTTTAGGGGGAGAGGTGGGGAGGGGGTGTTTGCAACGATTTGACGAGGACCGTCAGGCATTTTTGAGGCTCATCGGGGCACACCAGTTCCTCCGGCCCCGTATTCCTGATCTTTACGACTGAAGGTAAGCATCCCAGGGATAGTCGGGGTCACGATATTCGAGAAAGGTTCTTTCCTTACGCTCGCCCTTTCGCTATGCTAAGAAATGAAGTGTAAAGCACTGAAAGGAAAATAGTGTGTGTGGCCATGGAGGGATGGATTAACGCTCCGGGAAGAGGTTTTTTCATTCTGCATCGGCGATAGGCCATTTAACAAATAGACTTAAAGAAACCATAGCAGGTGCATGCGTTGTAATTACGAGACGTACTTATGAGGATATACCCCCATCATTCCCGCACAAATCCGATAGGCCTCTTTTTACGGTCAGACGGAATCATGAGCTGACGGATGGCGTCAAAGACCGTCCGAAACTGAACGTCATATTTCTTCTCAAGATTATCGAAGCGTTTTGTCAGATCCTTGTGCGATGAGATCATTTCCCGCAGCTTTACGAAGGCCCGGACAACATATAATGCTTACCTCAACAGCACGGGCAAAGCTAGAGAGTCTCAACGCTGTACACGAGTACTAAATGTACGCTGTTGAGACCCGATCTCCCCGCATCTTCTTCTCAGATGCCCCACATCTATTTTTTTTGCCGTTCAAAACAGACGACTCCAACAGTCCCGAATCTGTTTCCAGTTGTATATTCTGAAAGGTACACCATCCGCCAGCCATCATATTTAGAAAATGCTTGTTTCATTTCTTTTGCATCTCTCATATCACTGGGTTCGCATCGAGTCTCCATGGATGCGTTCTCATGATCTGATCCTCTCAGGACTGCCGAGATAATTGCTGGTTGACAACCTGTCATTGTGCTCAACATTGTGCTCAATAACAACATAACAAACAATAATTTCTTCATAAACTGCCCTCCCTTTCCTTTCGTGATTATTGCAGATCAGAATCTGCAATTCCAGAATATCAACAGTTCCAGTCAGACCTCAATACAGCCATGCGCACCCTGCATGACATATCACAATCTGTGGTCCCGAAATCCTCTCTCGCCAGCAAAAATCACCTCATCTTCAACGTCGAAATCGCCACCAGCGCCAGGATGATGGTGATGATCCAGTCTGATATCTGTCTGATAAGAACTCGCTTTTGGGTGAATGGAATATAGCAAAAGCGAAGTTGTATGTCAAGCGCAAAAAACCAGGGAAAAGTTGGGGACTTTTTTTATAAAACCCTCAACACCCCCCTAACATACTGGCTTCAAAAAGGATTTTTACCCCTACTTCTTATGGCAGAATTTGAGTTTATGAGGTAACAAGGGCGAGCATAGTGAAAAGGGGACGCCCTTAAATAATTCAATTGGCGCAGGGTGGGTTGATACGCAATCTTGGTGGCTGGGCAGAAGCAGAGAAAAGGGGACCTTGGTTATAAAACAACTTACGGAGTTAATGTTAAAGGGTGACTCCGTTTCCACTGCCCCCTTTTCGTTTTCGCTGACGCCCTGGTATGATTAATTTTAATCTGGCCGGATCTTGGTCTGGGCGAATTCAGGGTAGATGTGTTCCAGCTTTTGCCGGACTACGGTTCTCAGGACTGAGAGTTCCCGCTCTGTGGGAGGGGGGGTAATCTTGAAGGAGCTTGAAATTTCCAGAGGAAACCCCGTATTCTCTTGTACCTCTTCCACCGTGGAACCCGGGTGAACGGCCTCCAAGGCCCACCCTTTATGCGCGCTATCCCAACCCAATACTGCTTTGGGAGTTACGACCAGGGTAGGACCTCCTTCGCGATAAACGCTCTCCGGGGTCGATCCAGCCGCGGTAACGAAATCTACCTTCTCAACAAAGGTTCTGCGGGAATGCTCGGTGCGGAAAAGAATAACCCGATGCGCCATATAATAAAGCATGGCCGACCCGTAGGCACCCGGCAGCCTCATCTGCGGGGAGTGATAGTCACCGAGGACATGGAGGTTAATGTTTCCATGCCGGTCCATCTGGATGCCGCTAAGAAAAAATAAATCTAAATCCCCCCTCTGCGCGAGAAAATGCAGTTCGCTGCTGCCGGCGGGAAAAGGATAATATTCTTTACTTCCCAGGATGATGAGGGTGATATGGGGAGCCTGGAGCTGCTCTGCCAGAATGCATCCTGCTGCCGGAATGGGTGAGGCCGCTCCCACGCCAATGGTTTCGAAGTCGCGCACCTCCCGGGAAATGATAACCGCCATCAACTCTTCCGGGGTGCAAATTGTAACCTGATCAGACATTTATTTTCTTCGCCCGCAGTGGGTTTATGACTCCTACCCGTTGCAAGTATTCTTGGTGGTTTTTTACACCCCCCACGTATCGCTCTAAATAATTTTTGAATTTTTTCTCTTCTTGCGCAGCCTCGATGTACTCCCGTAAATGGGCATCATCTAAGTTGTATAAAAGACCACAGGCACATGGATGAGCCCCCCAAGGGACATGGACAACCACGTCCACATCAATGGCGGGAAGAAAGGTGTTGTCTACCCCATCGCGAATCGTTAGCTCTTTGTCCCTTATCTCCTCGGCAGTAACCACTACCCGCCGGGCAGCCCGGGCCATCATCAGGTCATCCCGCAACCCTGGGGTTAGGGTATTGCCCCAGCGGTCGGCCTTAAGGGCATGAAAAACAGCCACATCAGGGCGGATCGGCTGGGCAACCACTACTTTTTCCTCCGGGTGAAAAGGATTGGTAATTACCTGAAGGTCCGGACGATTTTTTAAAATATCCGTACCCATAAGCCCGCGTACGGCCACAAAGGGAACGCCCATGGATCCAGCCTGGACCATGGAATTCATAACCCCTCAGGTGTTGTCCTTCATTTTTAAGCTACCGCCTCGCAGGGCCCTCTGAAAGTTAGGGGCCGGGCCATATCCTCCCAGGGAATGGTGACAGGCCTCATATTCGGCCACGGCTCCCGCCCCGATGAGGAGATCAACGTTCAGACTCCCTCCCGTTAAAGCGGCCACCCGCAGATTTTTACTGCCGAGCCGCACAAGCTCCCGCAGAAAGGCCATGGGGGCGTTTTCCAAGGAGGACGTAAGCCCCAGCAGGTACCCGTCTTTGACCAAGCGGGCAGCTTCTTCAAGAGACGTGAGTTTTTCCTTCATCCCACCTCGCTTCATCCCAGGGAATTTATAAAAACTTTAATTAATCCCTATCTTCAAATTTTTTTAATGTCAAGTCTAAAAAGCGAACTCGCCCACCTCCATATTTAAAGGTTGGGTTTACATCCCAGGTGGTACGCTGGTCCGGGCGGGGAGTCCCGCCTGAGGCGGGATTGGCCAAATGAGGCGGCATTCCTTCCAGGGGATATGGCGGGAAACGGAATAAAGGTGTTTCTGGGCCGATTTTGCCGGCGCCAGGGGCTCTTCCCGCCCGGACTACAACAAAAGTGGTTCTAAAAAAATGGGGGAGTGAGCAAAAAGCGAATGTTCAAAAATTCCAGCTGCGGGTTTCCTGTTTGGGTTTGAAAAACTATAACCTTGCAACAGAGATTCTGTTATAATCGGAGCACTCCCATTTTTTAAATAAAGAAAGGAGCATGCTATGAGCGAATATTTCTACTCCCTCGACGCCCGGAAACATTACAAAGATCTGATGGATGCCCAAAAGGATATGTTCCAGGCTTTTCTCAACTTCAACAACGAGATTTTTGAAAAAGAGAGCGCTCTTCCCAGAAAGTTGAAAGAACTTATTGCCATTGCCGTGGCCCATACAACCCAATGCCCGTATTGTATCGAGTCCCACGTAAAAGCCGCTAAAAAAGCGGGGGCGACCCACCCGGAGATCGCCGAAGCTATTTTTATAGCCGCCGCCCTGAGGGCCGGAGGGGCCTTTGCCCACTCGACCATTGCCATGGGTGCGCTCAAAGAGATCCCTTGACAAACCTCTTTCGATCCGTTAAAAAATTTAACAGAGTAGGAATCTGCTCCATTTTCGAGTAAGACGAAGCCCAATCGTAATGGATGAACAACCTGTCCCGCGTATTCTCCCCCGTCAAGAGCATCCCCTTTCCCGCAGTTTCATCGACCCGGATGCCCTGAAAATTCTCTACCGGCTCCACCACCAAGGGTTTCGAGCCTATCTCGTTGGGGGATGCGTACGCGATTTGTTGCTGGGCAAAACCCCCAAGGACTTTGATGTGGCCACAGACGCCCATCCGCAACAAATTCGTGAGCTCTTCCGCAATTCCCGGTTGATCGGGCGCCGATTCCGCCTGGCTCATATTTTTTTCAAGAACAACAAATTCATCGAAGTCTCCACCTTCCGCCGGCGTTCCGAGTTCGAGGAGGAAGGGGAAAAGGACCCTCCCCATTCTGATAACACCTTCGGTACGCCTTCTGAAGATGCCTTCCGCCGGGATATCACCATTAATGGAATCTTTTACAATATTGCTGATTTTTCCCTGATCGACTATGTCGGTGGGCTGGAGGATTTACGCCGGAAAATTATCCGCTGTATCGGAGATCCAGAGGAAAAATTCATAAGTGACCCGGTGCGTATGATCCGGGTCATCCGGCACGCCGCCCGCACCGGTTTCACCATCGAAGAAAAAACCTATCGGTCCTTGATTGGCCACGTGGAAAAGCTCCGTCTATGCTCGCCAGCC
This window harbors:
- a CDS encoding tripartite tricarboxylate transporter substrate binding protein, whose amino-acid sequence is MTRAYPKIFCLAGLSLALGVSFCPSAFSQTYPDKPITIYCGYAPGASTDVSARAIASGAEKLLGVPVVVDNKPGGSTTVCAGIVASKKPDGYSLGVLSEGALTVSPHLQKLAYDPLKDFTYLSYYAYYLGVVVVHKDSPIKNIQEFIAHAKANPGLSYSSTGMYTRQHLALERFIECKGLTFKHIPTKGASEASNILLGKHCDFSIGSSQITFVKQGVFRLLMLVTAEKRNPLYPDTPIPKDFGCPDVPPAGLIVVGPKGMPPAISKKLGEVIRKVTEEPSFQKVLASFDLPYDYKDQAELEKKIPSDYAMFRDFLKKMGVKKSD
- a CDS encoding CoA-transferase; translation: MSDQVTICTPEELMAVIISREVRDFETIGVGAASPIPAAGCILAEQLQAPHITLIILGSKEYYPFPAGSSELHFLAQRGDLDLFFLSGIQMDRHGNINLHVLGDYHSPQMRLPGAYGSAMLYYMAHRVILFRTEHSRRTFVEKVDFVTAAGSTPESVYREGGPTLVVTPKAVLGWDSAHKGWALEAVHPGSTVEEVQENTGFPLEISSSFKITPPPTERELSVLRTVVRQKLEHIYPEFAQTKIRPD
- a CDS encoding CoA-transferase; translated protein: MNSMVQAGSMGVPFVAVRGLMGTDILKNRPDLQVITNPFHPEEKVVVAQPIRPDVAVFHALKADRWGNTLTPGLRDDLMMARAARRVVVTAEEIRDKELTIRDGVDNTFLPAIDVDVVVHVPWGAHPCACGLLYNLDDAHLREYIEAAQEEKKFKNYLERYVGGVKNHQEYLQRVGVINPLRAKKINV
- a CDS encoding carboxymuconolactone decarboxylase family protein, producing MSEYFYSLDARKHYKDLMDAQKDMFQAFLNFNNEIFEKESALPRKLKELIAIAVAHTTQCPYCIESHVKAAKKAGATHPEIAEAIFIAAALRAGGAFAHSTIAMGALKEIP
- the pcnB gene encoding polynucleotide adenylyltransferase PcnB codes for the protein MDEQPVPRILPRQEHPLSRSFIDPDALKILYRLHHQGFRAYLVGGCVRDLLLGKTPKDFDVATDAHPQQIRELFRNSRLIGRRFRLAHIFFKNNKFIEVSTFRRRSEFEEEGEKDPPHSDNTFGTPSEDAFRRDITINGIFYNIADFSLIDYVGGLEDLRRKIIRCIGDPEEKFISDPVRMIRVIRHAARTGFTIEEKTYRSLIGHVEKLRLCSPARVREEFLRELREGSLEESMKMMLASGMLFSLFPSFSQPFAEAWQKEYFIKIITAIDDLSSSGKVPSEEFCLALFLLPCLGFYCPPDGFPPGRRGQALFQQKVREWVTETMRPLQFTRQAKEAAIYLLGSQRIFREFLPERKLPLRFMRQPYFSQALHLFEIEARARGEGPAGLSWPTGERTPPWKRRKKSHRGPGSGLFFKG